CCTCACCCAGCAGGTACAGGCGCCGCCCGTCACCCAGCACATACTCCTCTACGAACGGGCGTATCTCCCGCTTGCTGCGGGCCAGGCTTTCCAGAGCCGGGATATTGATTTCTACATTAAAATGTCCGCTGTTGGCCAGGATAGCCCCGTCCTTCATCACCTGAAGGTGCTCCTTATCGATAACGCTCTTGTTACCGGCGACGGTTATAAAGATATCCCCCTCCCTGGCCGCATCCGGCAGCGGCATCACCTGAAAACCGTCCATGGCCGCTTCCAGGGCACGCACCGGCTCCACCTCGGTCACCAGCACCCGGGAGCCCAGACCCTTGGCCCTCAGGGCGATGCCTCGCCCGCACCAGCCATAGCCGCAGACCACCACCTTCCTCCCGGCCCAGAGGACATTGGTCGCCCGGGTGATACCGTCAATGGTACTCTGCCCGGTACCATAGCGGTTATCGAAGAGGTACTTCGTCTGGGCATCATTGACGGCAATTAAGGGA
This DNA window, taken from Dehalococcoidales bacterium, encodes the following:
- a CDS encoding adenosylhomocysteinase, whose product is PLIAVNDAQTKYLFDNRYGTGQSTIDGITRATNVLWAGRKVVVCGYGWCGRGIALRAKGLGSRVLVTEVEPVRALEAAMDGFQVMPLPDAAREGDIFITVAGNKSVIDKEHLQVMKDGAILANSGHFNVEINIPALESLARSKREIRPFVEEYVLGDGRRLYLLGEGRLINLAAAEGHPASVMDMSFANQALCLEHLVKNRGKLESRVYPVPVEIDKQVARLKLNSMGIHIDTLTPAQEEYLLSWQEGT